The proteins below come from a single Paludibacter jiangxiensis genomic window:
- a CDS encoding riboflavin synthase yields MFSGIIEEAATVVGLQKDQDNLHISLRCSFTGELKIDQSVAHNGVCLTVVDIAGDVYTVTAIKETLDKSNLGLLTIGSKVNLERSMIMNGRLDGHIVQGHVDQTAVCTSVQENNGSWYYTFSYSVAPEMAAQGYVTVEKGSVCVNGVSLTVVNSKTDGFSVAIIPFTREHTNFDQIVEGSVVNIEFDIIGKYLSRMMNINH; encoded by the coding sequence ATGTTTTCAGGTATTATAGAAGAAGCCGCGACTGTAGTTGGCCTGCAAAAAGATCAGGATAATCTGCATATTTCATTACGCTGCTCATTTACAGGTGAATTAAAGATTGATCAAAGTGTTGCACATAATGGTGTCTGTCTCACTGTTGTGGATATTGCCGGTGATGTGTATACTGTCACTGCCATTAAAGAAACGCTGGATAAATCAAATCTGGGTTTGCTGACGATTGGCAGTAAGGTGAATCTTGAACGCAGCATGATTATGAATGGTCGTCTGGACGGACATATTGTGCAGGGACATGTAGATCAAACAGCCGTTTGTACATCGGTTCAGGAAAATAATGGTAGCTGGTACTACACATTTTCATATTCGGTGGCTCCCGAAATGGCAGCTCAGGGTTATGTTACTGTTGAAAAAGGCTCGGTATGTGTGAATGGAGTAAGCCTTACGGTGGTCAACTCGAAGACCGACGGTTTTTCTGTTGCTATTATCCCTTTTACACGCGAACATACCAACTTCGACCAAATCGTGGAAGGTTCGGTTGTTAATATCGAATTCGATATTATCGGAAAATACCTGAGTCGTATGATGAATATAAACCATTGA
- the rpsT gene encoding 30S ribosomal protein S20, which translates to MANHKSSVKRIRQTQKNRLHNRYYAKTARNAVRTLRATKEADAAASLLPQVAAMLDKLAKRNMIHKNKASNLKSKLAKHVNKLSK; encoded by the coding sequence ATGGCAAACCACAAATCATCTGTCAAAAGAATACGTCAAACGCAAAAAAATCGTTTGCACAACCGTTATTATGCTAAAACTGCTCGCAACGCCGTAAGAACTTTGCGTGCTACGAAAGAAGCTGATGCGGCTGCTTCATTGTTGCCTCAGGTGGCTGCAATGTTGGATAAATTGGCAAAACGCAACATGATTCACAAAAACAAAGCCAGCAATTTGAAATCGAAATTGGCAAAGCATGTGAATAAGTTGTCGAAGTAA
- the lon gene encoding endopeptidase La, producing the protein MDIIINNLQEELSDEQPGYLSIVADSNDLPAINIKPDELVPVLPLRNTVMFPNIVMPIAVSRNKSLRLIREVYQKNGILAAATQKDAKVEDPATNDIQQIGTIARIVRILEMPDNSTTVLLQGIQRFELKEIVTSTPYHQGLVTLLEDKVPSEDNRVFNALIEAIKELAIKIIQNSGMIPPETSFAIRNIDSSEQLVNFIAGNFALKVAEKQRLLEIEDLEERGYQLLEILNKESQLLEIKASIQSKAREDIDQQQREYFLQQQMKTIQDELGGGINEQQIKTMREKAQEKKWGKEVAEAFNSELEKLERMHPHSPEYPTQMNYVETMLALPWNEYSKDNFDLKRAQKILDRDHFGLEKVKERIIEHLAVLRLKGDMKSPIICLYGPPGVGKTSLGKSIAESLNRKYIRIALGGLHDEAEIRGHRRTYIGAMPGRIIQNLKKAGTANPVMVLDEIDKVNADFKGDPSSALLEVLDPEQNSTFHDNYLDIDFDLSKVLFIATANTTQTISQPLLDRMEMIDVSGYITEDKIEIAHRHLVPRQRDNHGIKKDQITIPKVTLKHIIESYTRESGVRDLERKIAKIMRQVAKKIGTEEPYDLIVQPDALKEYLGTPPFSRDIYEGNDYVGVVTGLAWTSVGGEILFIETSLSKSKAPALTLTGNLGNVMKESAILGLEYIKSHAAQIGIDESKFEEMSVHVHVPEGAIPKDGPSAGITMVTALASAFTQRKVKKALAMTGEMTLRGKVLPVGGIKEKILAAKRANIKELILCEDNRKDIEEIKPAYLKGLTFHYVTDIKEVLDIALLKK; encoded by the coding sequence ATGGATATTATCATCAACAACCTTCAGGAAGAACTTTCTGACGAGCAACCGGGGTATCTCTCGATCGTAGCGGACAGCAATGATTTACCGGCCATCAATATAAAACCGGACGAATTAGTTCCTGTTTTACCCTTACGAAACACTGTAATGTTTCCAAACATTGTAATGCCGATTGCCGTAAGCCGCAATAAATCGTTACGCCTTATCCGGGAAGTGTATCAAAAAAACGGGATACTAGCAGCTGCCACACAAAAAGACGCAAAGGTTGAAGACCCTGCAACCAATGATATCCAGCAAATAGGTACGATTGCCCGCATCGTACGTATTCTTGAAATGCCGGATAACAGCACGACAGTTCTTCTTCAGGGCATACAACGCTTCGAATTAAAAGAAATAGTGACATCAACTCCTTACCATCAGGGATTGGTAACACTCTTGGAGGATAAAGTGCCTTCGGAAGACAATCGTGTATTCAATGCTCTGATTGAAGCTATCAAAGAACTGGCAATAAAAATTATCCAGAATTCGGGAATGATTCCACCCGAAACCTCTTTTGCTATCCGCAATATTGACAGCTCTGAACAGCTCGTCAACTTCATTGCCGGTAATTTTGCTTTGAAAGTTGCCGAAAAACAGCGCTTACTTGAAATTGAAGACCTTGAAGAAAGAGGCTATCAGTTGCTTGAAATCCTGAACAAAGAGTCGCAATTACTTGAAATAAAAGCTTCCATACAATCCAAAGCTCGCGAAGATATTGACCAGCAACAGCGCGAATACTTCCTACAACAACAGATGAAAACCATTCAGGACGAATTGGGTGGCGGCATCAACGAGCAACAAATCAAAACAATGCGTGAAAAAGCGCAGGAAAAGAAATGGGGCAAGGAAGTTGCCGAAGCATTCAATTCTGAACTGGAAAAGCTGGAACGTATGCATCCGCATTCTCCGGAGTATCCAACCCAGATGAACTATGTGGAAACCATGCTGGCATTGCCATGGAACGAGTATTCTAAAGATAATTTTGACCTGAAACGGGCACAAAAAATACTTGATCGCGACCATTTCGGATTGGAGAAAGTAAAAGAACGCATTATCGAACATTTGGCTGTATTGCGACTGAAAGGTGATATGAAGTCTCCAATCATCTGCCTGTACGGCCCTCCGGGTGTCGGAAAAACGTCTTTGGGCAAATCCATTGCCGAATCGCTGAACCGTAAATACATACGAATTGCGTTAGGTGGTTTGCATGACGAGGCCGAAATTCGCGGACACCGTCGTACCTACATCGGTGCAATGCCGGGACGTATCATTCAAAACCTGAAAAAAGCAGGCACGGCAAACCCCGTCATGGTACTGGACGAAATTGACAAAGTGAATGCCGACTTCAAAGGCGATCCATCATCTGCCCTGCTTGAAGTGCTTGACCCGGAACAAAACTCAACTTTCCACGATAACTATCTTGATATTGATTTCGACCTGTCGAAGGTGCTGTTTATTGCCACTGCAAACACCACTCAAACAATCTCACAGCCCCTACTCGACCGCATGGAGATGATTGATGTAAGTGGTTACATTACAGAAGACAAAATAGAAATTGCACATCGACACCTGGTTCCGCGTCAACGCGACAATCACGGTATAAAGAAAGATCAGATCACAATTCCGAAGGTAACGCTTAAACACATTATCGAATCGTATACACGTGAATCGGGAGTACGTGATCTGGAACGCAAAATTGCCAAAATCATGCGTCAGGTTGCGAAAAAGATCGGTACAGAAGAACCGTACGATCTCATCGTTCAACCGGATGCACTGAAAGAATATTTGGGCACCCCACCTTTCAGTCGAGACATTTACGAAGGCAACGACTATGTGGGCGTAGTTACAGGCTTGGCATGGACATCGGTAGGTGGAGAAATCCTCTTTATCGAAACCAGCTTAAGCAAATCGAAAGCACCCGCTTTGACGCTCACCGGCAACCTAGGAAATGTAATGAAAGAGTCTGCCATCCTTGGCCTGGAATACATCAAATCGCATGCCGCACAAATCGGCATCGACGAGAGCAAATTCGAAGAAATGAGCGTCCATGTTCACGTTCCGGAAGGCGCCATCCCTAAAGACGGTCCTTCGGCTGGTATTACCATGGTAACGGCTTTGGCTTCGGCATTTACGCAACGGAAAGTCAAAAAAGCGTTGGCCATGACCGGCGAAATGACCCTGAGAGGCAAAGTATTACCCGTTGGCGGAATCAAGGAAAAAATTCTTGCCGCCAAACGTGCCAACATAAAGGAACTTATTCTTTGTGAAGACAACCGGAAAGATATTGAAGAAATCAAACCGGCTTATCTGAAAGGGCTCACCTTCCATTATGTAACCGACATCAAAGAAGTTCTTGACATTGCTCTTTTGAAGAAATAA
- the eno gene encoding phosphopyruvate hydratase, with amino-acid sequence MSTIKKVHARQILDSRGNPTVEVEVTTNEGFVGRAAVPSGASTGVHEAVELRDGDKSKYLGKGVLKAVNNVNSVIAPALEGHSVLDQRGIDNAMLVLDGTENKGKLGANAILGVSLAAAHAGAAVTKQPLFRYVGGVNANTLPIPMMNILNGGSHADNSIDFQEFMIMPVGASRFSEALRMGSEVFHHLKDVLKKQGYSTNVGDEGGFAPNLKSNEEAVTVILQAIEKAGYRPGEDICIGLDPASSEYYIPEEKVYHLHKSSGEKLTPAQMVAYWKEWTSKYPIISIEDGMAEDDWDGWKLLTDTIGDHVQLVGDDLFVTNVKRLQMGIDRKVGNSILIKVNQIGSLSETIDSVNLAQINGMTTIMSHRSGETEDSTIADLAVALNTGLIKTGSASRSDRIAKYNQLLRIEEALGDQAIYWGKSYKYAR; translated from the coding sequence ATGTCGACTATAAAAAAAGTTCATGCACGGCAAATTTTAGATTCGAGAGGGAATCCGACCGTGGAAGTGGAAGTAACAACCAATGAAGGTTTTGTAGGGCGTGCAGCTGTTCCATCGGGTGCATCGACCGGTGTTCACGAAGCTGTAGAATTGCGTGACGGTGACAAATCAAAATATCTGGGCAAAGGTGTTTTGAAAGCCGTGAATAATGTAAATTCAGTTATCGCTCCGGCACTCGAAGGTCATTCGGTACTCGATCAGCGAGGCATCGACAATGCAATGCTGGTACTAGACGGCACTGAAAACAAAGGCAAGCTTGGTGCAAATGCCATTCTTGGCGTTTCGCTGGCAGCCGCACATGCAGGAGCTGCCGTTACCAAACAACCACTTTTCCGCTACGTAGGAGGTGTTAATGCAAACACATTGCCTATCCCAATGATGAACATCCTTAACGGAGGTTCTCATGCCGATAACTCTATCGACTTTCAGGAATTTATGATTATGCCGGTAGGTGCCAGCCGTTTCAGCGAAGCACTCCGCATGGGTTCCGAAGTATTCCACCATTTGAAAGACGTATTGAAAAAACAGGGATATTCTACCAACGTGGGCGATGAAGGCGGGTTTGCCCCCAATCTGAAATCGAACGAAGAAGCTGTTACCGTCATCCTGCAGGCCATCGAAAAAGCCGGTTACCGTCCGGGTGAAGATATCTGCATCGGGCTCGACCCGGCTTCTTCCGAATACTACATTCCGGAAGAAAAAGTGTACCATCTGCATAAATCGTCGGGCGAAAAGCTAACTCCTGCTCAAATGGTAGCTTACTGGAAAGAATGGACATCAAAATATCCGATTATTTCTATCGAAGACGGAATGGCCGAGGATGACTGGGACGGTTGGAAACTGCTGACCGACACCATCGGCGATCATGTTCAGTTAGTAGGCGACGACCTTTTCGTGACCAATGTAAAACGTTTGCAAATGGGTATTGATCGAAAAGTCGGCAATTCCATTCTGATCAAGGTAAATCAGATCGGTTCGTTGTCAGAAACCATCGACTCGGTGAATTTGGCACAAATCAACGGGATGACCACTATCATGAGTCACCGTTCGGGAGAAACCGAAGACAGCACTATTGCCGATTTGGCCGTTGCACTGAACACCGGACTGATCAAAACTGGTTCGGCATCGCGTAGTGACCGGATCGCAAAATATAACCAATTGCTCCGTATTGAAGAGGCTTTGGGCGACCAGGCCATCTACTGGGGTAAAAGTTATAAATATGCCAGGTAG